From one Paenibacillus sp. FSL K6-1330 genomic stretch:
- a CDS encoding winged helix DNA-binding domain-containing protein — MPSRIIANRRLFNQGITGMKHESPEQVVRGLGAVQAQDFHQAVWGIGLRTHSAKLSDVEQAMIDRKIVLTWPMRGTIFFVPAEDAKWMLKLTASRFHTHDKKKQAELELDEGTLHRCRTIIRNALSGCTRVSRPRLMELLEEAGISTKNGRGYFIFGYLGRTGMICFGPYEGKQQSFVLLDEWVPNSRELTLEESLAELALRYFSGHGPATIQDFAWWVGLTLTEAKRGFEAVKSNLRLDFVNGTEYWSSVTTPAVSADTDSVVLLPGFDEYYLGYKDRSAIIEIEHDAKIAPHRNGVFQPMMVAGGEVVGVWKREIKRSGIEIAFSPFLPRNDREEEFMEAAKQYSDFMGMPIARIEWNQAL, encoded by the coding sequence GTGCCAAGTCGAATCATTGCGAATCGAAGGCTGTTCAATCAAGGAATAACAGGTATGAAGCATGAGAGTCCAGAGCAAGTCGTAAGAGGGCTCGGCGCTGTGCAGGCCCAGGATTTTCATCAAGCGGTATGGGGAATCGGTCTCCGTACACATTCTGCCAAGCTGTCCGATGTGGAGCAGGCCATGATCGATCGCAAGATCGTGCTGACCTGGCCGATGCGAGGGACGATATTCTTCGTGCCTGCGGAGGATGCCAAGTGGATGCTGAAGCTGACGGCATCGCGCTTTCACACGCATGATAAGAAGAAGCAGGCCGAACTTGAGCTTGACGAAGGTACGCTCCATCGATGCCGCACGATCATTCGCAACGCGCTGAGTGGCTGTACCCGCGTATCCCGTCCCAGACTGATGGAGTTGCTGGAGGAAGCGGGGATCAGCACCAAGAATGGCCGCGGTTATTTCATTTTCGGATATTTGGGACGGACAGGCATGATCTGTTTCGGCCCGTATGAAGGTAAACAGCAGAGTTTCGTGCTGCTGGATGAATGGGTCCCGAATTCGAGGGAGCTAACGCTTGAAGAATCGCTGGCGGAGCTTGCGCTTCGTTATTTTTCAGGTCACGGGCCCGCAACGATTCAGGATTTTGCGTGGTGGGTCGGATTAACGCTGACAGAAGCTAAACGAGGCTTTGAGGCCGTAAAATCAAACCTTCGTTTAGATTTTGTCAACGGCACGGAATACTGGAGCTCTGTCACAACACCGGCCGTGTCCGCTGATACGGATTCGGTGGTTCTGCTTCCGGGTTTTGATGAATATTACTTGGGTTACAAGGATCGCAGCGCGATCATAGAGATAGAGCACGATGCGAAGATCGCTCCCCATCGCAACGGGGTATTTCAACCGATGATGGTGGCAGGCGGGGAAGTGGTCGGTGTCTGGAAGCGGGAGATCAAGCGCAGCGGCATCGAAATCGCATTTAGTCCGTTTTTGCCAAGGAATGATCGAGAAGAGGAGTTTATGGAAGCTGCCAAGCAATATAGCGATTTCATGGGAATGCCGATTGCACGAATAGAATGGAACCAAGCTCTCTAA
- a CDS encoding ABC transporter ATP-binding protein codes for MNTTIELNNVTWQREQKTVLAGVDWTVQQGEHWAVLGLNGSGKTTILNMINGYIWPTSGTVSVLGHRFGRVDLRELRKSIGWVSSSLQERIRPNESTLDVVISGKHASIGLYQKVDEADREQAEQLMKDFNCIHLLGRTYETCSQGEKQKLLIARALMASPRLLILDEACNGLDFLSREALLSSITALASKPDAPTLLFVTHHIEEILPIFSHSLLIRRGTVFGQGSSKDMLTSGNLTSFFETPVEVSWQNDRAWMSIPDLK; via the coding sequence ATGAACACGACGATTGAACTGAATAACGTAACCTGGCAACGGGAGCAGAAGACCGTTCTTGCAGGCGTGGATTGGACCGTACAGCAAGGAGAGCATTGGGCGGTTCTTGGGCTGAACGGCTCCGGAAAGACAACCATTTTGAATATGATTAACGGTTATATCTGGCCGACCAGCGGTACGGTTTCGGTGCTCGGGCATCGTTTTGGCAGGGTGGATTTAAGAGAATTGCGTAAATCGATAGGCTGGGTCAGCTCCTCGTTGCAGGAAAGAATCCGTCCGAATGAGTCCACGCTGGATGTCGTGATCAGCGGCAAACACGCCTCGATTGGCTTGTATCAGAAGGTGGATGAAGCAGATCGGGAACAGGCTGAGCAGCTTATGAAGGATTTCAATTGCATTCATCTGCTGGGTCGTACATATGAAACCTGTTCGCAAGGGGAGAAGCAGAAGCTGCTGATCGCTAGGGCGCTTATGGCTTCTCCAAGGCTGTTGATACTGGATGAGGCCTGTAACGGACTGGATTTTCTGTCGAGGGAGGCGCTGCTGTCCAGCATTACGGCACTGGCTTCAAAGCCCGATGCGCCGACCCTGCTATTCGTTACGCACCATATCGAAGAAATACTGCCGATCTTCTCGCACTCGTTGCTCATCCGCCGGGGCACAGTATTCGGACAGGGGAGCTCCAAGGATATGCTGACAAGCGGGAATTTGACCTCGTTTTTTGAGACGCCGGTTGAGGTGAGCTGGCAGAACGATCGCGCCTGGATGTCCATTCCGGATTTAAAATGA
- a CDS encoding MBL fold metallo-hydrolase, translating to MQIDQGIAMLEISAAMMGRIETIHPTFIWDHQNRVLIDTGYPGQFPIIQEQLSDIGVSVQDVSKIIITHQDLDHIGSLPAMIQHSNHAPEVFASEIEKPHIEGDTRLVKLSPEAITQALASMPDHVPPEWRNAFKQTLENPPTAPVNSILRDGEELPFGGGIIVIHTPGHTPGHTSLYHIPSKTLIAADALNVINGWLVGPDPATTYDMASAKLSLQKLTHYDIHKVICYHGGLFTDNPNQRIRELAYA from the coding sequence ATGCAAATCGATCAAGGCATTGCCATGCTGGAAATTTCCGCAGCCATGATGGGACGAATCGAAACGATCCATCCAACATTCATATGGGATCATCAGAACCGGGTGCTTATCGATACCGGCTATCCCGGCCAGTTCCCGATCATTCAGGAGCAGCTGTCGGACATCGGGGTTTCCGTCCAGGATGTAAGCAAAATTATTATAACACACCAGGATTTGGATCATATCGGCAGTTTGCCGGCCATGATCCAACACAGCAACCACGCCCCGGAAGTGTTCGCCAGCGAAATTGAAAAGCCTCATATCGAAGGAGATACAAGGCTCGTCAAATTATCGCCCGAGGCCATTACACAAGCGCTGGCTTCGATGCCGGATCACGTTCCGCCGGAGTGGAGGAATGCGTTTAAGCAAACGCTGGAGAATCCTCCCACAGCCCCAGTGAACAGCATTTTGCGCGACGGCGAGGAACTGCCGTTTGGCGGCGGTATCATCGTGATCCATACGCCGGGCCACACCCCGGGCCATACCAGCTTATATCATATACCGAGCAAAACCCTGATTGCCGCAGATGCCCTGAACGTGATCAATGGATGGTTGGTCGGGCCGGATCCGGCAACTACATATGACATGGCGTCAGCCAAGCTTTCGTTGCAAAAGCTCACTCATTATGACATCCATAAGGTGATCTGTTATCATGGGGGACTATTTACGGACAATCCCAACCAGCGCATTCGTGAATTGGCTTATGCTTAA